The following are from one region of the Malassezia vespertilionis chromosome 4, complete sequence genome:
- a CDS encoding uncharacterized protein (COG:S; EggNog:ENOG503NXA9) — MQPGLLPQILTMDDMFCLVWLLRAFYTLEQNIIRDALDNEQLPVYSRESEIINVTLESPSDRKGRVWMAFLHRAQHRLLCYVTQVLTQIPAAPYNFNMHDLNFISGKDTDRRRPRIEQVPAEYLPPLDVALLWFVYLVSPSRFHEDTHRVPMLAPLALFEFPKKALSDALNRSAWTLSAPRAEKTWGQLTSLPFDPVQKQGPYTSDGLEAAEIHCPGCGKSNFLAWESFALPAWHIRCAQCELDYNARSLLAKLWSDDVLEWCQGGTNVHGFRLRGGLVSSLNSRYFETDPYAPILARIFTNNRTVETPFVSLKGRLLDNKNEDVYGVIVKGTMTVKAFIQKHGYDIDALAVAVEAHLESKLESKDMRKDLKRRVNMMMRYYVDAHSLSPASMNIVDSVQREFGFVHAWNELGWLNNVTMEQLRKTSSRYKIWISVCGFLLQLQMPTIEISTAWYVHMLSLVYYWDCYRFFDYLIDNPDRIPDERAEKTWKLTVAMWSNMVGNKYVEPPVTKSGNVFKKMVSKLQLNDGQGEGLYRMNCSRTVHLFPGAELTGTAAAPECSPFYIPASCPIPGKGLPGGAVEGPGAGIPGTNSMRDAAIFNGQTRRDYSIAEMKSSPVFPFYMP, encoded by the exons ATGCAGCCGGGGCTACTCCCCCAAATTCTTACTATGGATGACATGTTTTGCCTCGTGTGGCTTCTAAGGGCATTTtacacgctcgagcagaaTATCATACgggatgcgctcgacaacGAGCAACTGCCTGTGTACTCGCGCGAGTCGGAAATAATAAATGTTACTTTGGAGAGCCCAAGCGACAGGAAAGGCAGGGTTTGGATGGCGTTTCTGCACCGTGCACAGCATCGACTTCTGTGTTATGTAACTCAAGTGCTTACGCAGATCCCCGCCGCGCCTTACAATTTTAATATGCACGATCTCAACTTTATATCGGGGAAGGATACAGACAGAAGAAGACCGCGTATTGAGCAAGTACCTGCCGAGTATCTTCCACCCTTGGATGTAGCGTTGCTTTGGTTTGTGTACCTCGTAAGCCCCTCGCGGTTCCACGAGGACACGCACAGAGTGCCAATGCTTGCGCCACTAGCCTTGTTTGAATTTCCAAAAAAGGCATTATCTGACGCGCTAAATAGATCGGCATGGACGCTGTCCGCCCCAAGAGCGGAAAAGACATGGGGCCAACTGACGTCGCTCCCATTTGACCCGGTTCAAAAGCAAGGCCCGTATACGTCAGATGGGCTTGAAGCCGCTGAAATTCACTGTCCAGGCTGTGGAAAGTCCAATTTTCTTGCATGGGAATCGTTTGCGTTGCCTGCATGGCACATCCGATGTGCCCAATGTGAATTGGATTACAATGCACGCAGTCTACTGGCGAAACTGTGGTCAGACGACGTTCTGGAATGGTGTCAAGGTGGCACAAATGTGCATGGATTCCGACTACGTGGCGGTCTTGTTTCCAGTTTAAACTCACGATATTTTGAAACTGATCCGTATGCGCCGATTCTTGCGCGTATTTTTACAAATAACCGCACGGTGGAAACACCGTTCGTTTCCTTGAAAGGCCGATTGTTGGATAACAAGAACGAGGATGTGTACGGCGTGATTGTAAAAGGCACAATGACTGTGAAGGCATTTATTCAGAAGCATGGCTACGATATTGATGCGCTAGCCGTTGCAGTAGAGGCGCATCTTGAGTCCAAGCTCGAAAGCAAAGATATGCGGAAGGACctgaagcgccgcgtcaaTATGATGATGCGGTATTACGTTGATGCGCATTCACTTAGTCCCGCTAGCATGAACATTGTGGACTCCGTCCAACGCGAATTCGGCTTTGTGCATGCGTGGAATGAGCTGGGATGGTTAAATAACGTTACGATGGAACAATTGCGCAAAACCAGTTCTCGCTACAAAATATGGATCTCGGTCTGCGGGTTTTTACTGCAGCTACAAATGCCTACTATCGAGATCTCCACGGCGTGGTATGTACATATGCTGAGCCTGGTGTATTACTGGGATTGTTACCGATTTTTTGACTACCTGATTGATAATCCGGACAGGATTCCGGATGAACGCGCAGAAAAGACATGGAAGCTTACTGTGGCCATGTGGAGTAACATGGTGGGGAACAAGTATGTGGAACCACCTGTGACGAAATCAGGCAACGTGTTCAAAAAGATGGTTTCAAAATTGCAGCTCAATGATGGGCAGGGCGAGGGTCTTTATCGTATGAATTGTTCACGGACCGTGCATTTATTTCCCGGTGCCGAGCTCAC cggcacggcagcagcgccagaGTGCTCGCCCTTCTATATTCCTGCTTCGTGTCCCATCCCAGGGAAAGGACTTCCTGGCGGCGCCGTAGAAGGCCCTGGTGCTGGAATACCAGGCACAAATTCaatgcgcgacgccgccatTTTTAATGGACAGACACGAAGAGACTACTCGATTGCAGAAATGAAAAGCAGTCCCGTTTTTCCATTTTACATGCCCTGA
- a CDS encoding uncharacterized protein (EggNog:ENOG503P3QH; SECRETED:SignalP(1-25); TransMembrane:7 (o6-28i49-69o81-102i109-129o149-169i181-199o205-221i)), with translation MARPSQGWWLKLANILGFLLFTASSLYTKFTDKDRVGAPVDTYLSPAPWFFDTWYCINALFFGMVMYQYSPSGSTIIVEVLGWKVPFLFVLNALCGTGYAFHKVHLFRLLAFAVLCLCAVIVSELYGSLRTGPEPVTWLDALLIRVPLSMYHAFITVIFFSAALGVIGADTSNNAGILTKLFVLVVLFFLQSAAAAYVFFGNVDVVGAFVISLGIFAIFQHQKGSTFIRWSAFVLQGTSQALLAQRDAPNGTDEEATPLVQ, from the exons ATGGCACGTCCATCGCAAGGTTGGTGGCTAAAACTAGCCAATATACTTGGCTTTTTGCTATTTACGGCATCGAGTCTTTATACGAAGTTTACCGATAAGGACCGTGTAGGTGCGCCTGTGGACACATACTTGAGCCCCGCGCCATGGTTTTTTGACACATGGTACTGCATCAATGCATTGTTTTTTGGCATGGTCATGTACCAATATTCTCCAAGTGGTAGCACAATTATTGTTGAAGTGCTTGGCTGGAAAGTACCTTTTTTATTTGTGCTAAACGCGCTGTGTGGCACAGGCTACGCGTTCCACAAGGTACACCTATTTCGTCTGCTTGCGTTTGCCGTGCTGTGTCTTTGTGCGGTAATTGTGAGCGAACTATATGGGTCATTAAGGACAGGGCCGGAGCCTGTGACATggctcgatgcgctcctgATCCGCGTGCCGTTGTCCATGTATCACGCATTCATCACCGTCATATTTTTctctgctgcgcttggcgtgaTTGGCGCGGATACGAGTAACAACGCTGGAATTCTGACCAAGCTGTTTGTACTTGTGGTTTTATTTTTTCTACAgagcgcagctgcggcatACGTGTTCTTTGGAAACGTCGACGTTGTCGGCGCGTTTGTTATCTCCCTGGGCATTTTTGCGATTTTCCAGCATCAGAAGGGCTCCACCTTTATCCGCTGGTCCGCATT CGTGCTCCAGGGAACGTCACAAGCATTGCTCGCtcagcgcgacgcgcccaACGGCACGGACGAAGAAGCGACTCCGCTAGTCCAGTGA
- a CDS encoding uncharacterized protein (EggNog:ENOG503P2PU; COG:S; BUSCO:EOG09264CA0): protein MGMRDFVHRRNHKERSQPENRKRYGLLEKHKDYVERARDHHVKRDKLKRLRQKAAERNTDEFYTGMLGTKTQKGVHLASRGNTALDNETVSLLKTQDAGYLRKQLVSERKRYELLVEEIAPRIAGMRMEWLKQKPLYFAALKRADLLGNMENAAQRRVEGLGKKTLWVDTVDEMQRHAKVAKKSASSKAREAAVPTTAEEKTGERQLGLKLRELATRQRRLDALNEASSKLDTVRALMNTRSSHAVRTKQINTLKDAVAKDGTKRTVRGIVVHEDEEDGEPMRSKKVYKWSNERKK, encoded by the coding sequence ATGGGCATGCGAGACTTTGTGCACAGGCGCAACCACAAGGAGCGTTCGCAGCCAGAAAACCGGAAGCGATATGGACTTTTGGAAAAACATAAGGATTATgttgagcgcgcgcgagaccATCATGTGAAGCGCGATAAACTCAAGCGGTTGCGTCAAAaagccgccgagcgcaacaCCGATGAGTTCTACACGGGCATGCTAGGCACCAAGACCCAGAAAGGCGTGCATTTGGCATCTCGTGGGAATACAGCGCTGGATAATGAGACGGTATCGCTACTAAAAACGCAGGATGCGGGCTatctgcgcaagcagcttgtcTCCGAGCGGAAGCGATACGAGCTACTTGTCGAGGAAATTGCACCGCGCATTGCGGGAATGCGCATGGAATGGCTGAAGCAGAAGCCACTCTACTTTGCTGCACTCAAGCGTGCCGATTTGTTGGGCAACATGGagaatgcggcgcaacggCGAGTCGAAGGACTCGGGAAAAAAACCCTGTGGGTGGACACGGTTGATGAGATGCAAAGGCACGCCAAGGTTGCCAAAAAAAGCGCGTCATCCAAAGCCCGAGAGGCTGCTGTGCCAACGACTGCCGAGGAAAAGACTGGTGAGCGCCAGCTTGGGCTTAAACTGCGTGAgctcgcgacgcggcaACGGCGCTTGGATGCGCTGAACGAGGCATCATCAAAGCTTGACACAGTGCGTGCCTTGATGAATACGCGTAGCTCGCACGCGGTCCGCACGAAACAAATAAACACGCTCAAAGATGCGGTCGCTAAAGACGGCACAAAGCGCACTGTGCGTGGCATTGTTGTGCACGAGGATGAAGAAGATGGGGAGCCTATGCGGTCCAAAAAGGTATACAAATGGTCCAACGAGCGGAAAAAATAA
- a CDS encoding uncharacterized protein (COG:U; EggNog:ENOG503NUY9; TransMembrane:14 (i42-69o81-100i112-130o136-156i168-187o199-219i240-258o273-291i312-331o351-369i376-396o408-432i444-466o515-533i)), translated as MPNEQTPLLRDRTDGQYGVGSEDVPTRTQSETHPTPDLPFRVVAYTCTALWCVTFLCAQDATIVAMLLGNISSAFHASEKSSWIGSTFLLSVCCASPLFGRLCDIIGKKKSILIALLCFSIGTLFCASAPSMTQFLVARTIAGIGAGGLVTAISVIMTHLVPLHSRGIYQGLTNIVFGLGVGTGAPVGGVLNDTVGWRGAFYIQVPILVITFFALMFLLEHDEPTHAPQEPSLLKRLKDVDMLGLVVFSIAPITALWAMDRVSVQDKSLTDPYVLTGLCTSIAALVLFYFVERHGAAVPLVSLDIYALRSGWSSLWANFFVSVGLFAYNYNFPLFFQTVGGLSASTVGVRMMPASIALSVGSLLAGFYMRATGRYYWYNAGCMLLAAIFTIPAAFFNTNPATIAPFVYNIPQAFGCAGMLTCTLLALINCVDKSTVGVTTGMNYLFRTTGQVLGVSVSGAILQSLLARNLRYWIVGPDAEALIAKIRHEATIIPSLPPQFQGPALQSYANALQCVFWLVLLAQTIAFVMCLYIEDKPLKPAGGVQLPSDEEEVL; from the coding sequence ATGCCCAACGAACAGACGCCGCTACTCCGCGATCGCACCGACGGGCAGTATGGCGTAGGCTCGGAAGATGTACCTACACGTACACAGAGTGAGACGCACCCTACTCCAGACTTACCATTCCGTGTCGTCGCTTATACGTGCACTGCACTGTGGTGTGTTACCTTCCTTTGTGCACAGGACGCAACGATTGTCGCCATGCTTCTTGGGAATATCTCGTCAGCATTCCACGCTTCCGAAAAGTCTTCGTGGATTGGATCCACGTTTTTGCTTAGTGTatgctgcgcttcgccgtTATTTGGTCGTCTGTGTGACATTATCGGCAAGAAAAAGAGTATTTTGATTGCGCTCTTGTGCTTTTCCATAGGCACCCTATTTTGCGCGAGTGCTCCCAGCATGACGCAATTTCTTGTTGCGCGCACCATTGCAGGGATTGGCGCCGGCGGGCTTGTGACCGCGATCAGTGTAATTATGACGCACctcgtgccgctgcattCGCGCGGAATTTACCAGGGCCTGACGAACATTGTGTTTGGACTTGGCgtcggcacaggcgcgcctGTTGGAGGAGTGCTTAATGACACGGTCGGATGGCGTGGCGCATTTTATATACAGGTGCCTATTCTCGTCATTACATTCTTTGCACTCATGTTCTTGCTGGAGCATGATGAGCCgacgcatgcgccgcaagagcCGTCCTTGCTGAAGCGGCTCAAAGACGTAGACATGCTTGGCTTGGTCGTATTTTCCATCGCTCCCATTACGGCGCTATGGGCGATGGATCGGGTGAGTGTGCAGGACAAGTCGCTCACCGATCCGTACGTCTTGACTGGGCTATGCACGTCCATCGCTGCACTCGTCCTCTTTTACTTTGTGGAGCGCCACGGTGCAGCTGTCCCACTTGTCTCGTTAGATATTtacgcgctgcgcagcggatGGTCGAGTTTGTGGGCCAACTTTTTTGTGAGTGTGGGCCTCTTTGCCTACAATTACAACTTCCCGCTCTTTTTTCAGACAGTCGGAGGCCTTTCTGCCTCGACAGTAGGCGTTCGCATGATGCCGGCGAGCATAGCGCTAAGCGTAGGCAGCCTGCTTGCCGGTTTTTACATGCGCGCTACTGGACGATATTATTGGTACAATGCTGGATGCATGCTTCTCGCAGCCATCTTTACTATTCCGGCTGCTTTTTTCAATACCAATCCGGCTACCATTGCGCCATTTGTGTACAATATTCCCCAGGCGTTTGGATGTGCTGGCATGCTTACATGCACGCTTCTCGCCCTAATCAACTGTGTGGATAAGTCGACGGTCGGTGTGACAACAGGGATGAACTACCTTTTTCGCACGACAGGCCAAGTGCTCGGTGTCTCTGTTTCTGGTGCGATTCTGCAATCATTGCTCGCGAGAAACTTGCGCTACTGGATCGTCGGGCCTGACGCCGAGGCACTTATTGCCAAAATTCGCCACGAGGCCACGATTATTCCttcgctgccgccgcagTTCCAAGGGCCGGCACTGCAGTCCTACGCAAACGCACTGCAATGCGTGTTTTGGCTTGTCCTACTCGCGCAGACGATCGCATTTGTCATGTGCCTCTACATAGAAGACAAGCCGCTAAAGCCTGCAGGCGGGGTGCAGCTACCGagcgacgaagaagaggtATTGTAA
- the HRR25 gene encoding non-specific serine/threonine protein kinase (EggNog:ENOG503NUPD; COG:T), with product MATRPGYILTPCFDVQYRIGKKIGSGSFGDIYLGVNIISGEEVAIKLESVKAKHPQLEYEAKVYKTLAGGVGVPFVRWYGQECDYNAMVIDLLGPSLEDLFNFCNRRFSLKTVLLLADQMISRVEYIHSRNFIHRDIKPDNFLMGIGKRGNQVNVIDFGLAKKYRDPKTHLHIPYRENKNLTGTARYTSINTHLGVEQSRRDDLESLGYVLMYFLRGSLPWQGLKAATKKQKYERIMEKKMMTPTETLCRGFPTEMAIYLNCCRSLRFDDRPDYSYLRKLFRDLFVREGYQYDYVYDWSIQPRERAERPLPPADGQADVQGQGATQSSQLPRRKVLPAEYATGSGQAVAGDYPRDRMTLPDTSMPATVPVVPQAGVSHAYMAQPRADEADWH from the coding sequence ATGGCCACTCGACCTGGATATATACTGACACCATGCTTTGACGTACAGTACCGTATTGGTAAAAAGATTGGCTCCGGATCGTTTGGTGATATTTACCTAGGCGTGAATATCATCAGTGGCGAAGAAGTCGCTATCAAACTCGAGTCTGTCAAGGCGAAACACCCACAACTTGAGTATGAGGCCAAAGTATATAAGACGCTTGCCGGTGGTGTAGGCGTTCCTTTTGTGAGGTGGTACGGCCAAGAATGTGATTATAACGCGATGGTCATTGACCTACTTGGACCGTCCCTGGAGGATTTGTTCAACTTTTGTAACCGTCGCTTTTCGCTCAAGACTGTGTTGCTCCTGGCTGACCAGATGATCTCGCGTGTGGAATACATTCATTCGCGGAACTTTATTCACCGCGACATCAAGCCCGACAACTTTTTGATGGGgatcggcaagcgcggcaaccAGGTGAATGTGATTGATTTTGGTCTCGCGAAAAAGTATCGCGATCCCAAGACACACTTGCATATTCCCTACAGGGAGAACAAAAATCTCACCGGGACGGCTCGGTACACGTCTATCAACACTCATCTGGGCGTGGAGCAATCTCGCCGCGATGATCTCGAGTCGCTTGGGTACGTGCTCATGTACTTTTTGCGGGGCTCGCTGCCTTGGCAGGGTCTTAAAGCGGCGACGAAAAAGCAAAAATACGAGCGCATTATGGAGAAGAAGATGATGACCCCTACCGAGACGCTCTGCCGTGGCTTCCCCACGGAGATGGCCATATACCTCAACTGCTGTCGCTCGCTCCGGTTCGATGACCGCCCGGACTACAGCTATCTTCGCAAGCTTTTCCGTGATTTGTTTGTGCGTGAGGGATACCAGTATGACTATGTCTACGACTGGAGCATCCAGCCGAGGGAACGTGCTGAGCGCCCATTGCCCCCTGCCGATGGCCAGGCAGATGTACAAGGTCAAGGTGCCACACAGTCAAGCCagctgccgcggcgcaaagtTTTGCCTGCGGAATATGCTACAGGGTCGGGACAGGCCGTCGCGGGTGACTATCCGCGCGACCGTATGACACTCCCAGACACTTCGATGCCCGCCACTGTCCCGGTTGTACCGCAAGCCGGCGTGTCGCATGCTTATATGGCACAACCACGTGCTGACGAAGCCGACTGGCACTAG
- a CDS encoding uncharacterized protein (TransMembrane:4 (i67-87o93-115i127-145o165-183i); EggNog:ENOG503P2UX), whose product MSAPDFHLGNEPSSTSEYQMHEDEAIGIDVLASAFAHPGVRAQNYRLSREEMLKGLANRFVHSTTYMYLYATMGFLSLLTVVLSLSWTCPGPAFYILELIVNVALVAEVAVRFVAFGKHFWKSAFNIVDLCLVAMCILTLVFVFFGHGCSPYAKGAKRREELLDSLLLITRNVIQCIRLVSVVRRSGYNVARRVTAIDLDDVHDFNLDMDLEEESSLVQQRMRDGGDTRGAEIGWIPRVAPQQARSKDTIIAIETTYDDGEL is encoded by the coding sequence ATGAGCGCGCCAGACTTTCACCTGGGCAATGAGCCATCCTCGACTAGTGAATATCAAATGcacgaggacgaggcgaTTGGTATTGATGTATTAGCATCAGCATTTGCGCACCCCGgcgtacgcgcgcaaaactACCGGCTCTCGCGCGAAGAAATGCTCAAGGGACTTGCAAATCGCTTCGTGCATTCAACGACCTATATGTACTTGTATGCCACTATGGGTTTCTTATCTCTACTCACCGTTGTTCTCTCTCTGTCTTGGACATGCCCTGGACCCGCATTTTATATATTGGAACTGATTGTCAACGTCGCGCTGGTCGCCGAGGtcgccgtgcgctttgTCGCATTCGGCAAGCATTTCTGGAAATCGGCGTTCAACATTGTTGATCTGTGCCTCGTTGCAATGTGCATCCTCACACTGGTGTTTGTATTCTTTGGGCACGGGTGTTCGCCTTACGCCAAAGgtgcgaagcgccgcgaagaaCTGTTGGACAGCTTGCTGCTCATTACACGCAACGTAATTCAATGTATCCGCCTTGTTTCTGTTGTGCGACGCAGTGGGTATAATGTCGCTCGCCGTGTGACAGCGAtcgacttggacgacgTGCATGACTTCAACCTTGATATGGATCTAGAGGAAGAGTCGTCGCTTGTTCAACAACGCATGCGGGACGGCGGCGACACGCGTGGCGCCGAAATTGGATGGATTccgcgcgtggcgccgcagcaagcacgCTCCAAAGATACCATTATTGCTATAGAGACGACGTATGACGATGGGGAACTCTAG
- a CDS encoding 4-nitrophenylphosphatase (EggNog:ENOG503NUE7; COG:I; COG:P), whose protein sequence is MGNVEQVPNGAFKLLDSVNDYEALVARYDNFLFVLWSGPDVLPGVLDVLSKLRARGKRILFVTNNASKSRRMLLNRFQKVGIEATEDEVFSSAYASAVYLKQVLKFPTDRKVFVIGMSGIEEELDCVGVQHIGGSQPCDVSVQGVDFSALLQQDVFDDSVAAVLCGIDTQLSYVKMALAFRYITRADATEPVKSGMQGGGCHFLCTNGDVTFPSNDGFWPGAGACWAGLRDASKREPVVVGKPHQPMIDTIFASHRDFDRARTIMVGDRLDTDIKFGANGGLDTLLVLTGVTTMSAVTAQDAPAVPTYVVQSLGDMDVLP, encoded by the exons ATGGGCAACGTGGAACAAGTACCTAACGGCGCGTTCAAGCTGCTCGATAGCGTGAATGACtacgaggcgctcgtcgcgcgatACGACAATTTCTTGTTTG TGCTTTGGTCGGGTCCCGACGTATTGCCAGGCGTGCTCGATGTGCTCTCaaagttgcgcgcgcgcgggaAGCGTATCTTGTTTGTCACAAACAATGCAAGCAAGAGCCGCAGGATGCTGCTGAATCGGTTCCAAAAAGTTGGCATTGAAGCCACTGAGGACGAGGTGTTTTCCTCCGCGTACGCTTCTGCGGTCTACTTGAAGCAGGTGCTCAAGTTTCCGACGGACAGGAAGGTGTTTGTGATCGGCATGTCGGGCATAGAGGAGGAGCTTGACTGCGTCGGTGTGCAGCACATTGGCGGCTCCCAGCCGTGCGATGTGTCTGTGCAGGGAGTCGACTTTTCcgcgctcctgcagcaAGACGTTTTTGATGACTCTGTCGCGGCCGTCTTGTGCGGGATTGACACACAGCTTAGCTACGTAAAGATGGCTCTCGCGTTTCGCTACATTACGCGTGCAGACGCAACAGAGCCCGTCAAGTCGGGCATGCAAGGCGGCGGATGCCACTTTCTTTGCACGAATGGGGACGTCACCTTTCCCTCCAACGACGGGTTCTGGCCCGGTGCAGGTGCGTGCTGGGCGGGGTTGCGTGATGCATCAAAGCGCGAGCCTGTCGTTGTAGGCAAGCCGCACCAGCCTATGATTGACACAATTTTCGCGAGCCACCGCGACTTTGACCGCGCTCGGACTATTATGGTCGGCGATCGTTTGGACACTGATATCAAGTTTGGTGCAAATGGCGGGCTGGATACTTTGCTGGTGCTAACGGGCGTGACGACCATGTCGGCGGTCACCGCACAAGATGCGCCCGCCGTCCCGACCTACGTCGTCCAGAGCCTCGGCGATATGGACGTACTGCCATAG
- the DCD1 gene encoding dCMP deaminase (COG:F; EggNog:ENOG503NVNV) translates to MLVALVGLRGAGKSVVADYLVAKHAFTPITLGGKPGDGFHFTSADDMLQFVTANWRTHFVTQDLSTTPILALFEKRPFFLLVGIEAPLLQRWQRVGSTERLERFVVQDDATLYGAPNILDSGSDSDDEQNTSCVVSDVSNLSILHRSGAIVSTSHPASDTALAAILTQCQLRIANTFPTTDALYAHLDTLAIPSSHRLRPTWDAYFVSLCTLASLRSNCMKRRVGAVIVRNNRVLSTGYNAAHACGVL, encoded by the exons ATGCTGGTTGCGTTGGTCGGattgcgcggtgcaggtAAGTCTGTGGTAGCAGATTACCTTGTAGCAAAGCATGCATTCACGCCGATTACGTTGGGCGGCAAGCCTGGCGATGGCTTCCATTTTACCAGCGCCGATGACATGCTCCAGTTCGTCACGGCAAATTGGCGTACGCACTTTGTGACGCAAGACTTGTCTACGACGCCAATACTTGCTCTGTTTGAGAAGCGGCCATTTTTTCTGCTGGTAGGAATTGAGGCGCCTCTTTTGCAGCGATGGCAGCGTGTTGGGAGCACCGAACGGCTCGAGCGGTTTGTCGTACAGGACGATGCAACGTTGTACGGCGCGCCCAACATCTTAGACAGTGGCAGCGATTCAGACGACGAGCAGAATACGTCTTGTGTTGTATCAGATGTATCAAACTTGTCTATACtgcaccgcagcggcgcgatcgTATCCACGTCGCACCCTGCAAGCGAtacggcgcttgccgcgatCCTGACTCAATGCCAATTACGCATAGCGAATACGTTCCCGACTACGGATGCACTTTATGCGCATCTAGATACCCTTGCAATCCCTTCGTCGCATCGCCTGCGCCCGACATGGGACGCTTATTTTGTGTCGTTGTGCACCCTCGCATCCTTGCGGTCCAACTGCATGAAACGCAGAGTGGGCGCTGTGATTGTGCGCAACAACCGCGTTTTGTCCACGGGCTACAATG CTGCCCATGCCTGCGGTGTGCTGTGA
- the CTR2 gene encoding copper transpport protein (EggNog:ENOG503P7A9; COG:P; TransMembrane:3 (o25-44i139-158o164-181i)): MAVAWNYDTQGMCIVHPAWRIRSSHAFVVSLAMIFLISVFYEYLKYAVRCIDCEIDRTAATNVHGLRRVRHEGPGNSAAALRPSRSANARKMTAVALNDTPYDTDTLRERETEPEALTRPRGLPWKMPLALQTPSRLRGLRSCAYGLQVFISCFLMLVMMSYNAWLISVIVLGATAGNFWLGHRAEMAKDAEDAHICH; this comes from the exons ATGGCCGTGGCTTGGAACTACGACACACAAGGCATGTGCATTGTGCATCCTGCGTGGCGTATCCGCTCGTCGCACGCGTTTGTCGTATCCCTAGCCATGATCTTTTTGATCAGTGTGTTTTATGAGTACCTCAAGTATGCAGTGCGATGTATTGACTGCGAGATTGATCGTACCGCGGCTACAAACGTACACGGACTCCGTCGCGTGCGCCACGAGGGGCCTGGGAACAGTGCCGCCGCACTGCGTCCTTCGCGCTCAGCCAATGCCCGAAAAATGACTGCGGTAGCGTTGAATGATACGCCATATGATACagacacgctgcgcgagcgagaAACGGAGCCCGAAGCGCTCACACGGCCGCGTGGTCTGCCTTGGAAAATGCCGCTCGCACTCCAGACCCCATCCCGGCTGCGCGGCCTGCGTTCGTGTGCGTACGGCCTGCAAGTCTTTATTTCATGTTTTCTCATGCTGGTCATGATGAGCTACAATGCATGGCTAATTTCTGTCATCGTATTGG GTGCCACGGCAGGCAATTTCTGGCTAGGCCACCGAGCAGAGATGGCCAAAGATGCGGAAGATGCACATATTTGCCACTAG